A genomic stretch from uncultured Cohaesibacter sp. includes:
- a CDS encoding cold-shock protein encodes MSTGTVKFFNTTKGYGFIEPEEGGKDAFVHISAVERSGLSTLSEGQKVSFELETGRNGKESAVNLQLVD; translated from the coding sequence ATGTCTACTGGTACCGTTAAATTTTTCAACACCACCAAAGGTTACGGCTTCATCGAGCCAGAAGAAGGCGGCAAAGACGCTTTCGTTCATATCTCTGCTGTTGAAAGATCCGGTCTTTCCACCCTGTCCGAAGGCCAGAAAGTTTCTTTCGAACTTGAAACCGGCCGCAATGGTAAAGAATCAGCTGTAAATCTGCAGTTGGTTGACTAA